In Burkholderia sp. GAS332, one DNA window encodes the following:
- a CDS encoding Uncharacterized conserved protein, DUF2147 family — MMQFTQRARTIALRTAKHAALAGVLLVSAVTAMAQADSPVGMWQTIDDSTGQPKALVQISQDSSGSLSGKVIKGLGSNDHPERRCTECTDARKDQLILGMTIINDMQKDGDGWDHGQILDPENGKVYKCKMHLEENGNKLVVRGYIGVSLLGRSQTWVRQQ; from the coding sequence ATGATGCAATTCACTCAACGCGCGCGCACAATCGCGCTTCGCACAGCCAAACATGCCGCCCTCGCCGGCGTGCTGCTCGTTAGCGCCGTCACCGCCATGGCGCAAGCCGATTCCCCGGTCGGCATGTGGCAAACCATCGACGACAGCACCGGCCAGCCCAAGGCGCTCGTGCAAATCTCACAGGACAGCAGTGGCTCGCTGAGTGGCAAGGTGATCAAGGGACTCGGTTCAAACGATCATCCTGAACGCCGCTGCACGGAATGTACCGACGCGCGCAAGGACCAGTTGATTCTCGGCATGACGATCATCAACGATATGCAAAAGGACGGTGACGGCTGGGATCACGGGCAGATTCTCGACCCGGAAAACGGCAAGGTCTACAAGTGCAAGATGCACCTTGAAGAGAATGGGAACAAGCTGGTGGTGCGTGGCTACATCGGCGTTTCGCTGCTGGGCCGCTCGCAGACCTGGGTTCGCCAGCAATAG
- a CDS encoding Hemolysin activation/secretion protein, giving the protein MKLGYGSTWTLLLAAIAASGMQVEAQAQSRPASPSVGGNPMDTLPQIKAPDKGPNVTMQVTPQAPQLQELLARHLTPSKIQVEGVKSIPFDEVAQRFTPLVGKDTTIGDLIQVANGVTKLYQDRGYALSFAFIPAQTFEGGVVRVTVVEGYVSTVKVTGKPGAVEDKIRAIADHIVADRPLRRATFERYINVLGLLPGVKVAANVAPPQNTDGATTLELNVDRKPFDLSTGIDFNHPGVQGLLTATENGLTALGEQLSVSALLPKGRDNVTYLAAHAAVPIGSDGLIGKIDASHYRGNPVDNPGLPSYVARTVINDKVGGSLAYPLLLNNKQSVIGTASVYASHDEDRYNNQDTGAQIGLRSQVRVMQLQADYASVETGQVRRASITVAKAFDILGASKSGDSNVPGTTVTNPASITFVRTGGSFSQTNDWPMKIGTAVSLIGQYSAVSLPTSEQISFGAQRFAQGYQPGEASGDSGWGAMFEVNRGFTPGFTYLRTFTPYVSFDMARVYLHAGTPSPSKLSSIAFGFRISDAKYYSLDLSVAKPIGDAPVESASRNPRINATFSYQLN; this is encoded by the coding sequence ATGAAACTCGGGTACGGTAGTACATGGACCCTCCTGCTCGCGGCGATTGCGGCAAGCGGGATGCAGGTAGAAGCACAAGCGCAGTCACGCCCCGCCAGCCCGTCAGTCGGCGGCAACCCGATGGATACGCTGCCGCAGATCAAGGCGCCCGACAAAGGGCCGAACGTGACCATGCAGGTCACGCCGCAAGCCCCTCAACTTCAGGAACTGCTCGCCCGCCATCTGACGCCGTCAAAGATTCAGGTCGAGGGCGTGAAGTCCATTCCGTTCGACGAAGTCGCGCAGCGCTTCACGCCGCTCGTCGGTAAAGACACCACCATCGGCGATCTGATCCAGGTCGCCAACGGCGTCACGAAGCTGTATCAGGATCGCGGCTATGCGCTGTCGTTCGCGTTCATCCCCGCGCAAACTTTCGAAGGCGGCGTAGTGCGCGTGACGGTGGTCGAAGGCTACGTGTCCACCGTCAAGGTGACGGGCAAACCCGGCGCGGTCGAAGACAAGATCCGCGCGATCGCCGACCACATCGTTGCCGACCGGCCGTTGCGGCGCGCCACCTTCGAGCGTTACATCAACGTGCTGGGTCTGTTGCCCGGCGTGAAAGTCGCGGCCAACGTGGCGCCCCCGCAAAATACCGACGGCGCCACCACGCTCGAGTTGAACGTCGACCGCAAACCGTTCGACCTCAGCACGGGTATCGATTTCAATCACCCCGGCGTGCAGGGCCTGTTGACGGCAACCGAAAACGGCCTGACCGCACTCGGCGAACAGTTGAGCGTGTCGGCTTTGCTGCCGAAGGGCCGCGACAATGTCACCTATCTCGCCGCGCACGCCGCGGTACCGATCGGCAGCGATGGACTGATCGGGAAGATCGACGCCTCGCACTATCGCGGCAATCCGGTCGACAATCCCGGCCTGCCCTCTTACGTCGCGCGCACGGTCATCAACGACAAGGTCGGCGGTTCACTGGCCTACCCGCTCCTGTTGAACAACAAGCAAAGCGTGATCGGGACCGCCTCGGTCTATGCCTCGCACGACGAAGATCGCTACAACAACCAGGACACCGGCGCGCAGATCGGCTTGCGCTCGCAGGTGCGGGTGATGCAGCTGCAGGCCGACTACGCCAGCGTGGAAACGGGCCAGGTGCGCCGCGCGAGTATCACGGTGGCGAAGGCATTCGATATCCTGGGCGCGTCGAAATCCGGCGACTCGAACGTGCCTGGCACAACGGTCACGAATCCGGCCTCGATCACCTTCGTGCGGACCGGCGGCAGTTTTTCGCAAACCAACGACTGGCCGATGAAGATCGGCACCGCGGTTTCGTTGATCGGTCAGTACAGCGCCGTTTCGCTGCCGACCTCGGAACAGATCTCGTTCGGCGCGCAACGTTTTGCGCAGGGTTATCAACCGGGCGAGGCATCGGGCGATTCGGGCTGGGGGGCCATGTTCGAAGTCAACCGGGGCTTTACGCCGGGCTTCACCTATCTGCGCACCTTCACACCCTATGTCTCGTTCGACATGGCGCGCGTGTATCTGCATGCGGGAACGCCCTCGCCGTCGAAGCTGTCGTCGATTGCATTCGGCTTCCGGATCTCGGACGCGAAGTACTACAGCCTGGATTTGTCGGTAGCCAAACCGATCGGCGACGCGCCGGTGGAGAGCGCGTCGCGCAACCCACGTATCAACGCGACATTCTCGTATCAACTGAACTGA
- a CDS encoding Putative transposase of IS4/5 family — MNPYRDINDEEWQRIAPLLPELRPRSELRGRPLANTRSVLNGVLWVMYSGATWSAMPRKYPSYQTCHRRFKAWYESGVLKRVMDQLFGEASEELCNMMEGRMRTHVGAQQKGVEADKAPATAPAVYSPAPVKPLPSSPFAYTSPFKHAA; from the coding sequence ATGAATCCGTACCGTGATATCAATGATGAAGAATGGCAACGCATTGCACCGTTGCTCCCTGAACTGCGTCCGCGCTCCGAACTGCGTGGCCGGCCGCTCGCCAATACGCGCTCGGTGCTCAACGGCGTGCTGTGGGTGATGTATAGCGGCGCGACCTGGTCCGCCATGCCGCGCAAATATCCTTCGTATCAAACCTGCCATCGCCGCTTCAAGGCATGGTATGAATCCGGCGTGCTCAAGCGCGTCATGGATCAGCTGTTCGGCGAGGCGAGCGAAGAACTCTGCAACATGATGGAAGGGCGCATGCGCACGCATGTGGGCGCGCAACAGAAGGGCGTTGAAGCAGACAAGGCTCCGGCCACGGCGCCTGCCGTGTATAGCCCGGCACCGGTCAAGCCGTTACCGTCTTCGCCGTTCGCCTATACGTCGCCCTTCAAGCACGCTGCATGA
- a CDS encoding collagen, middle region has protein sequence MSNQRFFTLHAACATVSSLRAPLIAVAAAGLLAACGGNTISSPPSASGSGSAGGGGSTSGGPPTATSSSTNGVATAAAKTTNDLGNTIASQTIPGLSPQVTQGLGNAVSATSGTLNSLANAVSGGVGQIGVTANPVGTTVAGLGSVVSSTSGVVQGLSTTVGGLGTGNLAPLSPLTTPLATVLSTTAGALNAGGATLGNSLASAPVQQITQPISTAITPIVQTVGLVTQTVGTQTGLGAPVGGLLAQVGGAVSSAGSQVGAATKNPLGADVGTLVSSLGNTVTNAGGLVNPNGPNGANPIPGLLTSLVGSTNVAVVNGPPANGNPFSPLQNSLASLGLGNNPIGSLSTLLGGTPLAGLTSVLGGTPLSSLTSGTGGSPLGSLTSLLGGTPLSSLTSATGGSPLAPLTSLLGGTPLSSLTSTLGGSTGSASNPLSTLTGALSSVTSSASGSSGSNPLAPVTALVGQLTGALSSAAGSTSGSSSATGGLTTLLGGLVPVSHK, from the coding sequence ATGTCCAACCAACGTTTTTTTACTCTCCATGCGGCGTGCGCGACCGTGTCGTCGTTGCGCGCACCGTTAATCGCTGTCGCGGCCGCCGGCTTGCTCGCGGCATGTGGCGGCAACACCATCAGCTCGCCGCCGAGCGCATCCGGCAGCGGTAGCGCGGGCGGCGGCGGTTCGACCAGCGGCGGGCCGCCCACCGCCACCTCCTCGAGCACCAACGGCGTCGCCACCGCCGCCGCAAAAACGACCAACGACCTCGGCAACACGATTGCCTCGCAGACGATTCCGGGCCTCAGCCCGCAAGTCACGCAAGGTCTCGGCAACGCGGTATCGGCCACGAGCGGCACGCTGAACTCACTCGCCAACGCGGTGAGCGGCGGCGTCGGGCAAATCGGCGTGACCGCCAATCCGGTCGGCACCACGGTCGCCGGGCTCGGTTCGGTGGTCAGCTCGACGAGCGGTGTCGTGCAAGGTCTGAGCACCACGGTCGGCGGCCTCGGCACCGGCAATCTCGCGCCGCTCTCGCCGCTCACCACGCCGCTGGCAACGGTCCTCTCCACAACCGCCGGCGCACTGAACGCCGGTGGCGCGACGCTCGGCAATTCGCTGGCCTCCGCGCCGGTGCAGCAGATCACCCAGCCGATCAGCACCGCGATCACGCCGATCGTGCAGACCGTTGGACTCGTGACCCAGACGGTCGGTACGCAGACCGGCCTCGGCGCGCCGGTAGGCGGCCTGCTCGCGCAAGTCGGCGGTGCCGTGAGCTCCGCCGGTTCCCAAGTCGGCGCGGCAACCAAGAACCCGCTCGGCGCCGATGTCGGCACGCTGGTCAGCTCGCTCGGCAACACGGTGACGAACGCCGGCGGCCTCGTCAATCCGAACGGCCCGAATGGCGCGAATCCGATTCCCGGCTTGCTTACGAGCCTCGTCGGCAGCACGAACGTGGCCGTCGTCAATGGGCCGCCTGCCAACGGCAACCCGTTCAGCCCGCTGCAAAACTCGCTCGCGAGTCTCGGGCTCGGCAACAACCCGATCGGCTCGCTGTCGACGCTGCTCGGCGGCACGCCGCTGGCCGGCCTGACTTCGGTGCTGGGCGGCACGCCCCTGAGTTCGCTGACTTCGGGGACGGGCGGCTCGCCGCTGGGTTCGCTGACGTCATTGCTGGGCGGCACGCCGCTGAGCTCGCTGACCTCAGCGACGGGCGGCTCGCCGCTGGCTCCGCTGACGTCATTGCTGGGTGGCACGCCCTTGAGTTCGCTGACCTCGACGTTGGGTGGCAGCACGGGTAGCGCATCGAATCCGCTGTCGACGCTGACCGGCGCGCTCTCCAGCGTCACCAGCAGCGCGTCGGGCAGCAGCGGCAGCAATCCGCTCGCCCCCGTGACCGCGCTCGTCGGCCAGTTGACCGGCGCACTCAGTTCGGCGGCAGGTTCGACGAGCGGCTCGAGCAGCGCGACGGGCGGCTTGACGACCCTGCTTGGCGGCCTCGTGCCGGTGAGCCATAAGTAG